AGTGCGGGAGCCAAAATGGTAAGTAGTAACTAGTTGGAAGTTTTGTATCACTTCTACAGGGTTGATTTACTAACTcattataaaaaagaatttgattTTGCttgatatattataaaaaaaattttgtttgcagGCTCAGCGGTCATAAAAACTCGCCTTCGAGAAAACCACACATCAACACGCCTTTCTGCTGACTCCGTTAGACAGCTATGGTCATGATCTCTGTCATAGATACTATAATGGAATGACGTACATTTATGCCCCTCCTTATTGACTGTTATCATctgatttttattgttttatgttgTTACTGTTAATTGTTTCGCTGtttaaattgaaatatatatagatttatccTTGAGATGCCTATCAACTGGTTTACAAATTGGTGCTACCTGTGATTGCCTCTCTTCAATTACATGGTGTAGTAACACAGCAATGAAATCAAATATGCTCACTCTAGTTCTGATATCAATAACTGTTTAGTTAGAGATTCTTTTTCTGGATATGTTCCGGTGAATCTCTTCTTGGATATTTAAGTCAATGGTTTCAGACtttaatgtatgtatgtacatgtctATTTATATGtcaaaagtacatgtatgtaataattTAGTTGATGATTTGGTAAAAAATTGCTTGTCTTTGACTTTTGCCAGCTGTCTCTGCTTTCAGCGAGTCGCATAAAAAGGCTGTCAGCAACTTTCTTACAGAAAATCGCTTACTAAAAAGAAAGGACAAGACGCAATATTGGATTAATACACCCACAGCTGAACGGTAATGCAATCTCTAAATCACTGGCTTATTGGAGATGCATGCTGAATTTTTGTGTTCATATATTGAATTTGATTgcagaaataaaaatttcacttaatttttaaaaagttatagGTAATTTATGAATATATTGACTCGGCTAATGGTTTCTCAAAATAACAGCTAGTAGCAGATTTTATGAAGTAATTGAATTTAACATGGAGCTAATAAATCAGATATCTAATTAGGCTGAAGGAAAATGGTGGAATAGTAAGTTAGTGTTGTGATTATCATATGTCATTTATAAAATAACATCTAACATTACTAGATGCACTTCACAATTTATGTGATATACTGCCTTCGTATCTTCCGATGACACCTGTATAATATTAAAGAGAACTAAAAACTTTTTGCCTCAGATGTTCCAGCTAATAACACGACATTCAAAACCAGTGTATTCAAATAGTATGTTCTTCGACATAGAACGGTCATTAATTTATAAAATGCTCTAATCGTGCACTAACATGTCGTGTGCCGATGCTTAAGAGGATGGCAGATGCGGAATGAGCTCATTTTTGTATTTCATCAACTGAAGACATCAATCGGCTGCCTTCAAGACACTTTTTACTTGTCAGATAAAAAGAGGAGTGCAGTTCTGATTCAAATACTGATAGTGCCATTGATTCTCATCAACTTTTAAAATCTAGAACTTCTGGCTGATAAAGATTTGTCACTGACTATTGTGGAGCAAAAAGTCAAAACCAAACAGATGTGTttatctttaaataaaaaacctaGTTTAAATACACATTGTCTTTCTCATAGTGACTCCAAATAGTTATGCTAAATTTTCTGCAATGTTTTTGTTGGTCTTAGGCCAGCAAGTATTGTTGAGTTTTATAAGAGTTATTGGGATTTGTAAATAAAGTGCGTTTTGGAGAAAAATCAATTTCCAATGTCCAAGGGTTGTTTATTGCCTTTCTATGTACTTGCAATACCTAAACTTCCCAACTACCTAAAATTCCCAACTAACAACTATGTCATGGATTCTCTGAAATAATCAAAAGTTTATTAAATTAGTTTTCACCCCTTCATTGTTACATAACCGCAGTTAGTTCTGTTATGCGACTGCTATTCAAATAGGTGAGACTCCATCAGGTTAGGTAAGACTCCACCAGGTTGGGTAAGACTCCACCAGGTTAGGTAAGGATTATAATGGTTAGTCAAGACTCAAGCGCCTCGCATTACAGTTTGAAGAAAAGGTAGTCATAATTATGAGCTGTACCCTATGGGAGCAGAGCATGCAACGCCTCGTAAGTCATAAGAAGTTGGTGCTAAGACTGTTGGAGCAATGCAAAATGAAAATGCCAACATATACTCATCAAAACAGGCAAATTATTAGAATTAACAAAGCTCCATCCTTCCCAAAAAGAGCTGATAACTATTATTGTCTAGGGCTCTAGGCGGGTAGACCCTCAAAAATTTTGGTTCCATGTCCTTGGAGTAAACCAACAGCTCAGTGAGATTAGCTACAATTTATTAGTAATACTTAAGCATGCACTGTAGCATGCAACTGCACGGTTTATTATTGTGCATTTTGCTTGGTAACTCAGTGCACGATGTATTAGTGTTTTTATGGCATGTATTTTCTTGCAGAATAGTCCCTCAGGTGAGTTCAAAAAGAGCACAATATAAAGAAGAATTGCAAGCTGAAATGAAAAAGGTTTGTTTATAAAAAGGCAATGTAAGGCGttgtatttataaatacatgtatacagaatGTTTGCAAGTTTATAGGGTCACAATCTAAGATAAATATACAGCGTGTTCTAGAAATGGATGGATTCCACATAGTTTGCTTGTACTCGTCAtgtgttgtattgtatattatattgtattactaCAGAATGCCCGAcgttgctcgagtaataaaaagttttttgcacagaaaatttatttttaatcaagaTGACAatgtttaccattctaacttttaaatgaaggtgtttgcttatttctgtgtactgtatttatttctgtgtaattattACTGTACAGACTGCAGTGCTTACTACAGCTCTATGCTGATTGCAATAGTATGGTTGGCTATGTGAGTTTAAGTATTTTTCTTCGCGTATGGGCACAcctatttttcttctggtatggcttcacgCATATCACTAGCTGGAGTGTTGAGCGTGAAGAAatgaaagattggcaggtgtaataagtacgTACACaatttattacatacatatgcaATACACCACACCAGTTAGACAGCGTGGTGTATTGGATAAATTCCTGTCTGCCGGACTGGGTTTCGAGTTCAACTCTAGTGGAAGGCGGGTTTCTGCATTccaaaaactttattgctataactaacTATAACTAACTATAACTAACTATAACTAACTATAACTAACTATAACTAAACACGCAAACAGATAAACATCGAGATTTACTCATATAGATATAAGCGCGCTcgtaattttattttagatataatatatgtatcgCTCTAGTCGCATCATTTATCATTGTGTTTTTGTTCAGCGAAGGTACATTGATGAAGCAATAGTACGATAGTGAGGCGACCTATCTGCCTAACTTCATTCTAAGGATTAATTTTCTTACAATTGAAGCATAACTGACGATTTTTGGGCTATTGGTGTGAATGTCAAGGGCATATTTCAGAGTTTTTCCTTAACAAAGACAGacaaaaacattgtcattttGTATTTCTAGTGAGTGCAAGTATGAGGGAATGTGATTCCATAATTTGCTGTGATGATAGGTGCACCAACACAGTTCTCTCACCTAATTTACTCCAAAACCTAGGAGTGAGGCACTGAGCACTCATTGGCGCGCTGAGCCAAATTCCTTGGTTGGCAAACTGCATTGTCGACATACAAGTGCACTATTGTAACTTAGTATTTATATGAGTTCTAACCACTTAGCTAAAACGTCTTTTGTTGAAGTTCTACACCTAGTAGGTGTTGCTCATGTATCCTATGTTCAGCACCGTATGCTACACGTTTAGGACTGTAAAAGGTTGCAAAGTGTTGGAGCAAAACAGAAGTGGGCGGCCAACCCTGCTTCAGCCAACTTACCTAACTCGGACCAGGTCAGTGACTTCATTATTCTATTACTTCTGGTCTAATAACACAACATTGTTTAGGTTTGCATAGACATGGAGTGAAAAAGGCAGAAAAAATAGCAGTGACGACGAGTGCAAGACCTTttgctatatattgtatatacatgtacatgtgcatACTTCTACAACGTATTCATGATATGTTTACACTCTTGAATTAATAGGTAGAAAGCAGTCATGAAACAAAAGGCAACGACAAACAGGTTGTTGGACCATCGGACAAGGAGTTCCAACAGCATTGTAAGTTGTCACACCATACGTGTATTATATGCAAATCTCTTCTGGTTGACGTAAAAGATTCTGATCAAAATAAAATAGTGCTATGATGGATCTCTATTTTCATGTCCAATAACATATTGTCACAACCCACTATATGGTTGAGTATGTTTCATCTGACTGACTGCAAGATGAGCCCTACTTCCAGCACTGCAAGAGGATGACCAATAAATATTTGTCACTAGTTACCTCTAGCATCTCAACGATGTCTGCTGTAATTACTGAGTCGGTGATAGATAACCACCGTAGTTCTGTAGATAACCACTACTGTCATCAGAGTTAGTAATAGACTGTTCTGTAGATAACCACTACTGTCATCTGAGTTAGTAATAGACTGTTCTGTAGATAACCACTACTGTCATCAGCTAGTCTTCAATATGTAAAATTATGAACACACCTTATTGAATTTGGTGTATGATGCCTCAGCCCTCAGGTCATGCTTTTTATAGTTAACAGCTTGTGCCAACTAGCGCTAACATGGAATAAATTAACTTCATATTATTTCTGAAATTGTGACCTTGGCCGACTACATACAGAGAATATTTTGTTACAAAgctttgtaaaatgttttagtggAATCGGTGAAGTTACGAGAGTGCAATCTGTTGGAGAAGTGTGCTTTTAGCACTGCTGCTGTAGAGGCTCCAGACATAATCCCATTGACAAGGTATGGTATTATACCATAGTATGCTCGATTTTTAGATTTCGTATTTGAGTTTGCATCACTAAAAATTGTTAGGGACCTTGTCTGTCTCagtattttattttctaatcATTGCATCATTTTGCTATTCCCCTTGAAATCACAAACACAAAAATTTAAGAATTTATACCAGCTCTCTGATTTCTTATTTGCTACTGATGCGATAGGCAGTCCTCAGCACACAAACTCACTCCACAATATAATGTATGTTCATTTGTTTTATCTACGTACAAACACTGATATCGTTTATATATAGGTCGCGATTTCAGAAACCAtagttaagtcgcaaatcacgaagttgagttatccgactttgaagctgcactaactgaatttatgaCATTGATAACGATTTTTGCAACACGTGCATCCAGATCAATCAACGAGTGATCTTTCTAAATCTAAAGTCAGTTAAGTCAATAAAAGTCTCCAACCCTCGAGAAAAAAaaccttaaaaccgttgctaccctaaacaggaagtactgaaaaatggcgtccaataaaagtaatcatttcttttttgctgatttcaaagataactttgacattttggacaatTTCTGGACAGTTCAGCATaaatttttgtatataaatacagaaatctagataaatatcagaACACTTGCATCCTTatttaatattggttgctatgacgttttaaaatgtaaacaaaattgtgcgttggttttcgtttctcaaacttgaacaccagttttctcacaCACCTGGTGTTTTTTGAACACCAGGAACTCTGTTTTTGCACTGATGGTGAACgtacattcagtttattgaccatgaaatctgctgtaattaagctagaatcaaaattttttatgcaaactgagaattttctccttctgctagtgtagataactccaaatctcacacacccgatttgatcatggtttctgagatcatgacccatatTATTACAATAGCCAAAGTTAGCTTTTAGCCTACCTAGCCTAAGATCTATTATGGATGATTGTTATATGGCTTGGAGGTCTTAAGTCATTCTCAACCATGTTTAGTTTTGGCACATTTATTGCTCATAGACTAGGTACTTCGGGGGGCCATAAAGTTGTACAGCCGTCATTTTCATGTTTATAGCTGGATGAAAACTATCTGGCACAACTGAATGGTTAACCAATGAGCATGTTGCTAGAGCATTActgttcaatttattttataatggtGCGATACACCTACAATATACCTGCGATACACCTACAATATACCTGCGATACACCTACCATACCAAGTGACTAACTGGGATAAGATCTAGTAGTCTACTTGTAATTGCATCTAAAAGTCAGTTTGTTAAATACATCTACTTCCAATTCTTACATAACGAGCCAGTTGCAAGTTTGGTTTGTGTGTAATAAGACTGCTTAGAGCATGTTTCCAACCAAGTTTATAGCCATATAATTTACTGCAACCAACTGACCAACAAGGTAAAATTGATGTTCATTGCATAGAGCTACCTCTATTGTTCATACAACAATATAAATAGCACTGCAGCATATAAGTGTTGCATTTATCTGTTTGTAGGAATGACATGGAACAAACAGTATCCACGACTCGACAAATCCAACCATACAAAAGAGTTCGAAAGATGTAACTGCCACACTCTTCATTTATAAATAACAGAAAATATATCAGacttatgaaaaaaaattgttcaatAGCGTTTTACACTAAGTGCAATTAAATATCTTATAAACAGCAGTCAATCATTGTACATACTTGTAAAAGATCGGTAATTAAATAACCATATAGAACATGATTCCAACAGCGGTTAACTGATGCCGCCAAGACAGAACTGTGTAAGAATCTATATGTTTCTTATGAAAACAGTTGACTGGTTGTAGGCGAGGGTGGTGAGTGTGCTACTGTCAGCTATTCCAAAGCCCAGCATCCTATACATGCTTTGGGAGTACACAGACTTTTCATCTATCACGGAATGAACTCCGTGTACCCTTGTTGACTTTAGTGCTGAGAATATGCAGGCCAAAGTTTTCTGAGAACACAAGACAAGAACTTGAGTCATAACTTGAATTAGAACTTGAGTGTCCCATAACATAAATACTATCATTTAGTCTGGTCAGCATGTTCTAATTACTTGCTAAAGTTAAATACCTTGCAAGTAGCTAGTCGTAACATATGAAGAGATCATGGCTTGAGACTACACTGTCAAAAAACTAAGATATGTGTACTAGACCTATATTAATGTTTAACAGTGATAGCTCGAAAATGGTCCATAACTATAATAACCTGGCCAACGCTTTTTCtttcaagaataaaattattatagaaCTATAATAGAAAATTATTATAGAATGTGGATCGGTACTTTAATGTATAGCACTTATATCATATATGATACCTTAAATGGTATTCTACTTGCAAATAAACAAGTAGTACTCTTTGGTACAATACCCCTATAAACAGTTATTGGACAGCCAGTCTATTATCCTGTTTACACGCATTTATACAAATATCATGTGTAAGAGGCATTTGCACGGTTGTAGATACGAAGACATATATGCAGATTCGAGAATATACATAGAATATACCTGCTTAATTGAGTGATCATCTACACTTGGtaaaaactcaattttaagtAATGCTGGAAATTGTGACAGCAATGACTCTGATCTTTCCGGCTGGTAGTTATGAAACtgtgaagacaactcctaaaaataatacaacaaaACCGTCACTTTCACGTTAACATAAGAAAATTATGCATTTTGATAGGATTAACTCATTCGCAACCGACTAATTTCCAGGTGATTAGAACCAAATACTGCtcatttttcagaaagttgtcataattcaaattactactacaagagacagacttgagataatttacttaTTCAAGTTTCACAAGAACCAGCCCAGTACCTCTTTCAAATGACATTACATTCATGTAGACAACTCCTATCCTTTTCATGTAGATCTGTGTCTCGAAGAAGGTGGTTTcagaaaatttccaattttgagAAAGTTGTTATTTGTAGAAAcgaagttagacttgcaccataaaaattgcaaagtatacaaagtttgactaaaattactcatttattacatacaataaacAGCTATGaacattatttatacatatacagttagtcatgaacatgaaaatcatgaaactctaattTCAAACTTTTCCTCGTGAGTATCATCATTCAAACCAAAACATAGCTAATCtacatgccaatataactcaaataaactgtcataaacatgtttcaaataataaaaacacgttcaataactctgttcttgacttttaagatttcatagacagctctaagaatcaatacgATCCTATAGAAAGTAATGATAACTTTAGGCTGACTACGACTGACTGCCtgaaaagtgcatttttatttgagcaAAGCGATACAAATTGGCAGAattaacaaataacaaaaactttgaaaggttaaaaataatgcttaaatttgatttatgcagtctttcaatgtcttaccacttctgaatctgtATAATTACTTCTAGAGTtcaaaaaattgatcgcgaacgataaaaTTTGAAGCCACCGCGATGATTTCCGGTTTAAGTAGACGTCGGTATCGGTTTAGTATTTTGgctataacttttgccagagatgTCATTGagacaaatttataagtttttctgattggcgagaaatttttctttcaaactaataaaaagttttcttCTATAACTTAGAAATAACTGTACATAAAATGGGTAAATTTCCAAGGCGAGATAACTCTCGTTGGTAGCCTAGCTACGATATATTTCGTGAGTTAACTTGTGGATAGTTGTGAATGAGTTAAACAAGCAGGAGTTAAATTTAGCATCTTACCAAAGCCTATAAATGAAAGGAAATACATGTCTGTAAAAAGTGTgtcaaaaataatgcaaaaatttCCTAGCCTTTAGCTGCGACACAAACAACCCGCAGCTAAGCAAGACAAAAATGTTGAACATTCGCTAAGGACAATATGGTTAAGACCATACGGTTAGCCATTGACAATATAGTTAAGACTGAGTAGCGAGGGAGCTCTCTGCCGGCACATCCACTACCTATAATCCATTCCAGCTTCAACTTATAGATGCAACCCAAAGTAGCTACTAATATTTAGAGTCTGAGCGGCATGTCGTATTATAAACCCAAATCGTATCAAAATGTAATGTATATGCTTAGAAATATAGATCCAAGTACCTGCATAAGAGTGGGCATAGCATTTTCAGTTTCCACCGGCATTGGATACTTCTTTTGCATTTCTGGAAGCCATGATAAAGCCATCTTTGTATGAAACTCGCCAGCATTCGGAGCAGCAACAACATATCCGCATATCCCATGGTCACCTTCGACGATGAAACAATACTGGCTGTTCAGCGTTATTAAACCTCCGACCATCCTAGAATAAAAGCGGTAAACAGCTGATAAGCAAAATAGTACAAAGCCAATAACCTTTCAAATgctgaaacattttattaaaaagagcCCTGTGATTGGATGAATTAAAGATATCTTACAggtctggtataagttgctcatgaTCAACTAACTCCTTTGTGTCATACATCTTGCTATTAACTTGCTTGCACACGTCATACACACTAGCCTGCAACAAAACAACCACTCGTGTTGCATTCGAGTCCAACAAATAGATACGGagttacataaaaaataaatccGAACTCTGTATATGTGTTTCCAACGTATGAGAATGTCATCATGCCTAGATCATGCCTATTTGTACAGGTATATATCAAGGACCGCCTACAATTGTCTATTAGCATCGTaatagacaataataataatagcgtAATAGAATAATTCACATTATGTTTTATGTTGAgaattatttcttataaacaaaaaatgaacacaaatattattatgttatcagTATAAAAGATACTTTCTCAGAAAGGCAGATGATAGTTGCTTTCTGAAGCACTCAGTAATGCTACGGTTCAAAATACTAACAACAAAGAATAAGACACTCTAGCAACGCTTCACAAAAGCCAC
The genomic region above belongs to Watersipora subatra chromosome 1, tzWatSuba1.1, whole genome shotgun sequence and contains:
- the LOC137394527 gene encoding uncharacterized protein isoform X1 yields the protein MMEKEKPMTYCTLCYYSHTQGYRHIYTNKHKRKANDACMKMKSKVDSLVSSLQLPEFEKAASFTELQTTIWCYACKETVLLHSCEDGEVVTKNYAAFIHFLCESHKKAVSNFLTENRLLKRKDKTQYWINTPTAERIVPQVSSKRAQYKEELQAEMKKDCKRLQSVGAKQKWAANPASANLPNSDQVESSHETKGNDKQVVGPSDKEFQQHLESVKLRECNLLEKCAFSTAAVEAPDIIPLTRNDMEQTVSTTRQIQPYKRVRKM
- the LOC137394527 gene encoding uncharacterized protein isoform X2: MMEKEKPMTYCTLCYYSHTQGYRHIYTNKHKRKANDACMKMKSKVDSLVSSLQLPEFEKAASFTELQTTIWCYACKETVLLHSCEDGEVVTKNYAAFIHFLCESHKKAVSNFLTENRLLKRKDKTQYWINTPTAERIVPQDCKRLQSVGAKQKWAANPASANLPNSDQVESSHETKGNDKQVVGPSDKEFQQHLESVKLRECNLLEKCAFSTAAVEAPDIIPLTRNDMEQTVSTTRQIQPYKRVRKM